The Thomasclavelia ramosa DSM 1402 genome includes a region encoding these proteins:
- a CDS encoding ABC transporter ATP-binding protein yields the protein MYKVKNVCFTYPDNEKVIDNLSFEINKGDFVVICGESGCGKTTLLRLLKSSLQPTGTLEGTIELDEQIKKDIQIGFVFQNPDDQIVMDKVWHEIAFGLENQAIPLKQMKRRVGEIVNYFNLQNIINNDTQSLSGGEKQLVNLASVMVMNPSVILLDEATAQLDPVNRDEFIRILKQLNDDFDITIILVEHQLEGLLDVANRLILLDHGQKVIDDQIEKAVKKMLTEDVFVAALPNYVRVSTLANALCLTVKQAREALKDYHDFDIKEQEVVDTGLLLKIRDLSFAYDSTVLENLDLDVRQNEILSVVGANGSGKSSFLKCIAGLVKYQGNITKVGVVEKIGYLPQDPTTLFITDKVINELLVVENNLKTVEIEMENIGISNLRDMHPFDLSGGQKQLLALGKVLLTRPQLLLLDEPTKGIDAVSKDNLASLIRSLSKHMTIIVVSHDLEFVAKISDRVAMIFNGQMESVDSMRNFFSNNLFYTTTINKIVRNNNSEVVLLEDLGL from the coding sequence ATGTATAAAGTAAAAAATGTATGTTTTACTTATCCTGATAATGAAAAAGTGATTGATAACCTTTCCTTTGAAATAAATAAAGGGGATTTTGTTGTTATTTGTGGCGAGAGTGGTTGTGGCAAAACAACATTGTTGAGATTGTTAAAATCAAGTTTACAACCGACAGGAACACTTGAAGGAACAATTGAACTAGACGAACAAATAAAAAAAGATATTCAGATTGGCTTTGTTTTTCAAAACCCTGATGATCAAATTGTTATGGATAAGGTTTGGCATGAAATTGCTTTTGGACTTGAAAATCAGGCAATCCCCTTAAAACAAATGAAACGTCGAGTAGGTGAAATTGTTAATTATTTTAATTTACAAAATATTATTAACAATGATACACAATCATTATCTGGCGGAGAAAAACAACTTGTTAATTTAGCTAGTGTAATGGTAATGAATCCTAGTGTTATCTTACTTGATGAAGCTACGGCTCAGTTAGATCCAGTTAATCGTGATGAATTTATTAGAATTTTAAAACAGCTAAATGATGATTTTGATATTACGATTATTTTAGTTGAACATCAATTAGAAGGCTTGTTGGATGTTGCAAATCGTTTGATTTTGCTTGATCATGGCCAAAAAGTTATTGATGATCAAATTGAAAAGGCAGTAAAAAAGATGTTAACAGAGGATGTTTTTGTAGCTGCTTTACCTAATTATGTACGAGTTTCAACATTAGCTAATGCACTTTGTTTAACTGTAAAACAAGCACGTGAAGCACTAAAAGACTATCATGATTTTGATATTAAGGAGCAGGAGGTTGTCGATACTGGACTTTTATTGAAAATTCGTGATTTGAGCTTTGCCTACGATAGTACGGTTTTAGAAAATCTTGATTTAGATGTTAGACAAAATGAGATATTATCAGTAGTAGGAGCTAACGGTAGTGGGAAATCATCATTTTTGAAATGTATCGCAGGGTTAGTTAAGTATCAAGGTAATATAACTAAAGTAGGAGTTGTAGAAAAAATTGGTTATTTACCCCAGGATCCCACAACATTGTTTATAACCGATAAAGTTATAAATGAATTATTAGTAGTAGAAAATAATTTAAAAACAGTTGAAATTGAAATGGAGAATATTGGAATTAGTAATTTACGAGATATGCACCCGTTTGATTTGAGCGGTGGTCAAAAGCAATTATTGGCATTAGGAAAAGTTTTACTGACAAGACCGCAATTGTTGTTATTAGATGAACCTACTAAAGGAATAGATGCAGTGAGCAAAGATAATTTGGCGAGTTTGATTCGTAGTTTAAGCAAACATATGACGATAATTGTTGTTAGTCATGATTTAGAATTTGTCGCTAAAATAAGTGATCGAGTTGCTATGATTTTTAATGGACAAATGGAATCAGTAGACTCGATGCGAAATTTCTTTAGTAATAATTTATTTTATACTACAACGATTAATAAAATAGTAAGAAATAATAACTCTGAAGTTGTTTTATTAGAGGATTTAGGGTTATGA
- a CDS encoding energy-coupling factor transporter transmembrane component T gives MLSKINIIKNKLVIKPFKNSHPVVLFAYFLSVITLTIIQQNYYLIILSIVSAIIIDYYFNYLTFFKDMKYTVVLVVIIMITNPLFVTEGFDIWFQNDYVTITKQALFYGLVFGLLLSCMLLWFRIMKTCLTDSHIVYLFGSILPTLGLVISMCLNMISKLKNQYQKIREANINMPSQNKLGYYRNMIVVLVTYAFESSLDMMNSMQARGYGQGKRTSFHLYSFRKDDALKLIVIIGLFMISLLGFLIRYRSFYYFPLIQEFSLQWQDGLFMLVYIGLMLLPIYLGGKKNV, from the coding sequence ATGCTCAGTAAAATTAATATAATAAAAAACAAATTAGTAATCAAACCTTTTAAAAATAGTCATCCAGTAGTATTATTTGCTTATTTTCTTTCAGTTATTACTCTAACAATTATTCAACAAAATTATTATTTAATCATTTTGTCGATAGTTAGTGCGATAATAATTGATTATTATTTTAATTACCTAACTTTTTTTAAAGATATGAAATATACTGTTGTTTTGGTGGTTATTATAATGATTACAAATCCTTTATTTGTAACGGAAGGATTTGATATTTGGTTTCAAAATGACTATGTCACGATTACTAAACAAGCTCTATTTTATGGATTAGTATTTGGCTTGCTGTTATCATGCATGTTATTGTGGTTTCGCATAATGAAAACATGCTTAACAGATAGTCATATTGTTTATTTATTTGGTTCAATATTACCTACCTTAGGGTTAGTTATATCGATGTGTTTGAATATGATTAGTAAATTAAAAAATCAATATCAAAAAATTAGAGAGGCTAATATAAATATGCCCAGTCAAAATAAGTTGGGTTACTACCGAAATATGATAGTTGTATTAGTTACATATGCTTTTGAATCATCGCTTGATATGATGAATTCAATGCAAGCTAGGGGTTATGGACAAGGTAAGCGAACTAGTTTTCATCTGTATAGTTTTAGAAAAGATGATGCTTTAAAATTAATAGTAATAATAGGACTATTTATGATAAGTTTATTAGGATTTTTAATCCGCTATCGTAGTTTTTATTATTTTCCACTTATTCAAGAATTTAGTTTACAGTGGCAAGATGGTTTATTTATGCTAGTTTATATAGGATTAATGTTATTACCAATTTATTTAGGAGGAAAGAAAAATGTATAA
- a CDS encoding DUF4430 domain-containing protein, translating to MSKYLKISLVFILVLLTGCGTVTKGNNIVKTKTESTEQQWANEVTATIDAAGNVTVISENSQTDSATDAGDEHNKGTNSSALDSNQTSNDGANTDAGNKDNSPNNKPADNDNQMINVSISIDCKTILNNMNDLKDGYEQFIPTNGMILSTEQFKVKKNTTVIDVLKKATSENEIKLVTVSSGFGLYVKGIGQIEEKICGSSSGWMYKVNGNFPEYGASSYRLKDGDKIEWRFTCKQGDV from the coding sequence ATGTCAAAATATTTAAAAATTTCATTAGTATTTATCTTGGTTTTATTGACTGGATGTGGAACAGTAACAAAGGGCAATAATATTGTGAAAACCAAAACAGAATCAACTGAACAACAATGGGCTAATGAGGTGACAGCAACAATTGATGCAGCTGGTAATGTAACAGTCATAAGTGAAAATAGTCAGACAGATAGCGCTACAGATGCTGGTGATGAGCATAATAAGGGAACAAATAGTTCTGCTTTAGATTCTAATCAGACATCTAATGATGGTGCTAATACTGATGCTGGTAATAAAGATAATTCTCCAAATAATAAGCCAGCTGATAATGATAATCAAATGATTAATGTTAGCATTTCAATTGATTGTAAAACAATTTTAAATAATATGAATGATCTAAAAGATGGTTATGAACAATTTATCCCAACTAATGGAATGATTCTTAGTACTGAACAATTTAAAGTTAAAAAAAATACAACCGTAATAGATGTTTTAAAGAAAGCAACAAGTGAAAATGAGATAAAACTGGTTACTGTTTCTTCAGGTTTTGGGCTCTATGTAAAAGGGATTGGTCAAATTGAAGAAAAAATATGCGGTTCATCGAGTGGCTGGATGTATAAAGTTAATGGTAATTTTCCTGAATATGGTGCAAGTTCTTATCGATTAAAAGATGGTGATAAAATAGAATGGCGTTTTACTTGCAAACAAGGGGATGTTTAA
- a CDS encoding class I SAM-dependent methyltransferase, with product MEYYIYMLISLAVMLTAIKLIFCELEGRTAQKKSILSWYTKLNEPFKYTRTKSIIFMCVICYAIASVQAMFTTEWFVEMLGFIAVGVICDGISQYIGFYYNKIRFRKKINEALLMKSEIAKAMNETANALVQQSLPTYSSHEIAARYFNDDTHLATISFDGGEYVAAFEHLPPLTYVVEAQYEKAEEKLADRNVKVTKLTNEGKLPFKDERIDVIVNELSNYDKYDLYRVVKPGGYIIVNQMGSDNYKELINIFLPFKLHGRWDREASCQTLSDIGLEIIDSVEEHGYVRFDTLASFIQFMKGITKADITQDRFMNFYSHVLKQIKDKKYFELTTHRFMVVARKKEL from the coding sequence ATGGAATATTATATTTACATGCTTATTTCGTTGGCAGTAATGTTGACAGCAATCAAATTGATTTTTTGTGAGTTAGAAGGTAGAACGGCACAAAAGAAAAGTATTTTAAGCTGGTATACTAAATTAAATGAACCGTTTAAGTATACTCGAACAAAAAGTATTATCTTTATGTGTGTGATATGTTATGCTATTGCGTCAGTTCAGGCGATGTTTACAACTGAATGGTTTGTTGAAATGTTAGGATTTATCGCAGTTGGAGTTATTTGTGATGGGATTAGCCAGTATATTGGATTTTATTACAATAAAATCCGTTTTAGGAAGAAAATCAATGAGGCTTTATTGATGAAATCAGAAATTGCCAAAGCGATGAATGAAACAGCTAATGCGCTGGTACAGCAAAGTTTACCAACTTATTCAAGCCATGAGATTGCCGCCCGTTATTTTAATGATGACACTCATTTAGCGACTATCTCATTTGATGGGGGAGAATATGTTGCTGCTTTTGAACATTTACCACCACTTACATATGTTGTAGAAGCTCAATATGAAAAAGCTGAAGAAAAATTAGCTGATCGCAATGTTAAAGTAACAAAATTAACAAATGAAGGGAAATTACCATTTAAAGATGAGCGAATCGATGTCATTGTTAATGAATTATCTAATTATGATAAGTATGATTTGTATCGGGTCGTAAAACCAGGTGGGTATATTATTGTTAATCAAATGGGTAGTGATAATTATAAAGAATTGATCAATATTTTCTTACCTTTTAAGTTACATGGTCGTTGGGATCGTGAGGCTAGTTGTCAGACATTGAGTGACATTGGTTTGGAGATTATTGATAGTGTGGAAGAACATGGGTATGTTCGTTTTGACACGCTGGCATCATTTATTCAGTTCATGAAAGGAATCACTAAAGCTGATATTACTCAAGATCGTTTTATGAATTTTTATAGTCATGTGTTGAAACAGATCAAAGATAAGAAATATTTTGAATTAACGACTCATCGTTTTATGGTAGTGGCAAGAAAAAAAGAGTTATAA
- a CDS encoding DUF6465 family protein: protein MKAIVEVQYHGKNVTATDIEKLVKEDVKSQGVKISTVDTLQIYYTPETSSVYYVATTKDGKSVNNEEPLVIE, encoded by the coding sequence ATGAAAGCAATCGTAGAAGTACAATATCATGGGAAAAACGTAACAGCAACTGATATTGAAAAATTGGTAAAAGAGGACGTTAAATCACAGGGAGTTAAAATTTCAACTGTTGATACGTTGCAAATATATTATACACCAGAAACTTCATCAGTTTATTACGTTGCGACTACAAAAGATGGTAAATCTGTAAATAACGAAGAACCATTAGTTATTGAGTAG
- the typA gene encoding translational GTPase TypA: MKIRNIAIIAHVDHGKTTLVDQLLKLSGTFRDNEQIAERAMDSNAIERERGITILAKNTAINYKDYRINIMDTPGHADFGGEVERIMNMVDGVLLVVDAYEGTMPQTRFVLKKALAAKVKPIVVINKVDRPVVRIQEVMDEVLELFMELGADDDQLEFPTVYASALQGTSSLDPDLSTQEPSMDCLFDMIIDEIPEPLVDEEGPLQFQPALLDYNDYVGRIGVGRIQRGKIRVNESVTCVRADGSHSQFRIQKLFGFIGLHRIEIEEAGAGDIVAIAGLADIGVGETVCTTGKEEALPLLKVDEPTIQMVFGTNTSPFAGQDGKFVTARQIEERLFKETNRDVSLKIERIPNSEEWIVSGRGELHLSILIENMRREGYELQVSKPKVIIKEIDGVLCEPYEEVNIEAPDDCIGNVIESLGYRRGVLENMVSNEGQTSVTYTIPSRGMIGFMTNFLTMTKGYGIISHSFLEYRPMEGESVGERSLGVLVSIDNGQTTAYALGGVEDRGVMFIGPGVDVYEGMIVGEHSRDNDLVVNVTKGKQLTNTRSSSKDSTVVLKRPRTFNLEACLDYINDDELVEVTPENIRLRKRYLTEQARKQQNRLKQNNS; encoded by the coding sequence ATGAAGATAAGAAATATTGCGATTATTGCCCATGTCGATCACGGTAAAACAACACTTGTAGATCAATTATTAAAATTATCGGGTACATTTAGAGATAATGAACAAATAGCAGAACGTGCAATGGATAGTAATGCCATTGAACGTGAGCGTGGAATTACTATATTGGCTAAAAATACAGCCATCAATTATAAGGATTATCGCATCAATATTATGGATACTCCTGGTCATGCCGATTTCGGTGGTGAAGTTGAAAGAATCATGAATATGGTTGATGGGGTATTATTAGTGGTCGATGCTTATGAGGGAACAATGCCTCAAACACGTTTTGTTTTAAAGAAAGCATTAGCAGCTAAAGTAAAACCAATCGTAGTAATTAATAAAGTAGATCGTCCAGTAGTAAGAATTCAGGAAGTAATGGATGAAGTATTAGAATTATTTATGGAATTAGGAGCTGATGATGATCAGTTAGAATTCCCGACTGTCTATGCTTCAGCATTACAAGGAACTTCTAGTTTGGACCCTGATTTATCAACTCAAGAACCAAGTATGGACTGTTTGTTTGATATGATCATTGATGAGATTCCAGAACCATTAGTTGATGAAGAAGGACCATTACAATTCCAGCCGGCTTTATTAGATTATAATGATTATGTGGGAAGAATCGGTGTTGGACGAATTCAACGTGGTAAAATACGAGTTAATGAAAGCGTAACTTGTGTTCGTGCTGATGGTTCACACAGTCAATTTAGAATCCAAAAATTATTTGGTTTTATTGGCTTGCATCGAATTGAAATTGAAGAAGCAGGGGCTGGAGATATTGTGGCGATTGCTGGTTTAGCTGATATCGGTGTTGGTGAGACTGTATGTACTACGGGAAAAGAAGAAGCTTTACCATTATTAAAAGTAGATGAACCAACTATTCAAATGGTTTTTGGTACTAATACTTCGCCATTTGCAGGTCAAGATGGAAAATTTGTAACAGCTCGTCAAATTGAAGAACGTTTATTTAAAGAAACTAACCGTGATGTATCTTTAAAGATTGAAAGAATTCCTAACAGTGAAGAATGGATCGTTTCTGGACGGGGAGAGTTGCATTTGTCGATATTAATTGAAAATATGCGTCGCGAAGGATATGAACTTCAAGTTTCTAAACCAAAAGTAATTATTAAAGAGATTGACGGTGTACTTTGTGAACCATATGAAGAAGTTAATATTGAAGCACCCGATGACTGTATTGGTAATGTTATAGAATCATTAGGATATCGTCGAGGTGTACTTGAAAATATGGTTAGTAATGAAGGACAAACAAGTGTCACATATACAATTCCTTCAAGAGGGATGATTGGTTTTATGACAAACTTTTTAACAATGACAAAAGGTTATGGAATTATTTCTCATTCATTCTTAGAATATCGCCCAATGGAAGGTGAATCAGTTGGAGAAAGATCACTTGGTGTTTTAGTTTCGATAGATAATGGTCAAACTACAGCCTATGCTTTAGGTGGGGTTGAAGATCGTGGAGTTATGTTTATTGGTCCTGGTGTTGATGTTTATGAAGGGATGATCGTTGGTGAACATAGTCGTGACAATGATTTAGTAGTTAATGTTACAAAAGGTAAACAACTAACAAATACCCGTTCTTCATCAAAAGACTCAACAGTTGTTTTAAAAAGACCTCGGACATTTAACTTAGAAGCTTGCTTAGATTATATTAATGATGATGAATTAGTTGAAGTAACACCTGAAAACATTCGTTTGAGAAAACGTTATTTAACAGAACAAGCACGTAAACAACAAAACCGTTTAAAACAAAATAATTCATAA
- a CDS encoding pentapeptide repeat-containing protein, whose product MKRREPVIHDLNKCSFHEIEDNYYQCLFNENPQQVIPIKNLTIEECKFIKIDFNMIELVNTHITDCIFENCDLSNLEFNKVSIHRCHFINCKMTGLNFIDCSLQDLLFEGVQGRYMNISLGNIRCVEFNDSTLDESSFMEVNVKNLVFKQVSFIAGEVFKTSLKGMDFKTTNIEGIRIDDYSLKGIHVDMYQAIALASLLGIIVD is encoded by the coding sequence ATGAAAAGAAGAGAGCCGGTAATTCATGATTTAAATAAGTGTTCATTTCATGAAATAGAAGATAATTATTATCAGTGTTTATTTAATGAAAATCCTCAACAAGTTATTCCAATTAAAAATTTAACGATTGAGGAATGTAAATTTATTAAGATTGATTTTAATATGATCGAATTAGTTAATACTCATATAACAGATTGTATTTTTGAAAACTGTGATTTATCAAATTTAGAATTTAATAAGGTTAGTATCCATCGTTGTCACTTTATTAACTGTAAGATGACAGGGCTAAATTTTATTGACTGTTCTTTACAAGATCTTTTATTTGAGGGAGTACAAGGACGCTATATGAATATTAGTCTTGGAAATATTCGTTGTGTTGAGTTTAATGATAGTACATTAGATGAAAGTAGTTTTATGGAAGTGAATGTTAAAAATCTTGTTTTTAAACAAGTTAGTTTTATTGCTGGAGAGGTATTTAAAACAAGCTTAAAAGGGATGGACTTTAAGACCACTAATATTGAGGGAATTAGAATCGATGATTATAGTTTAAAAGGAATCCATGTTGATATGTATCAGGCAATCGCTTTAGCTAGTTTATTGGGAATCATCGTTGATTGA
- a CDS encoding FtsX-like permease family protein — protein sequence MKLFSLALRNIKKSIKDYSIYFITLVIAVAIFYIFNSIDSQTAMMSISKSTMEIVQSLVNVLSYISVFVSVVLGFLIVYANNFLIKRRKKEIGIYMTLGMSKLKVSTILVLETVIVGVISLGIGLLLGIGLSQLLSIFTAKLFEADMTKFTFVFSSGALLSAIINFGFIYIIVMIFNIITLNRFKLIDLLYANRKNEKVKIKNGWLIFIIFIISIVLIGYAYKLLYDGALYVVGSDFLIMIILGTIGTFLFFLSVSGFLLKVVQMRKKTYYNGLNMFVLKQVNNKINTHVISTTVISLMLLLTIGILSSSLAMASAMNTTYEGNSPSDVTVFSSNTEIIERFKQEPVYQQIIKEDYQFNYLNLQGLKQGIFIDSKDNAYTNIEAVKNQPMRVIKESDFNKIMELNGKEDQKIQLANNQYELVATYPVALEYYNKFLAGDSTIKIGDTTLQSNTDQAVELAITNDSGNEGFVVVNDQIANKYVEEQESYLTYLVADYQGDKEECEEQFQDLLKSFNEQLRTESSPTVISFTRIGLGQSGIGTSALFTFVGLYLGIVFALASGTVLAIEQLSESSDNKERYRILGQLGASKPMVNRSLLVQIGITFMFPLIVALIHSFVALKEINYIISLMVSINIADNILVTTIFIVIVYGGYYLATYLASNRIINE from the coding sequence ATGAAGTTATTTAGTTTAGCACTTAGAAATATTAAAAAGAGTATAAAAGATTACTCAATTTATTTTATTACACTAGTTATTGCTGTTGCTATATTTTATATCTTTAATTCGATTGATAGTCAAACAGCAATGATGTCAATTAGCAAATCAACAATGGAAATTGTGCAGTCTTTAGTAAATGTTTTATCATATATTTCGGTTTTTGTTTCGGTAGTTTTAGGATTTTTAATTGTTTATGCAAATAATTTCTTAATTAAACGCCGAAAAAAAGAAATCGGTATTTATATGACTTTAGGAATGTCAAAGTTAAAAGTATCTACGATTTTAGTACTTGAAACAGTTATTGTTGGAGTGATTTCATTAGGAATCGGTTTACTCTTAGGAATTGGCTTATCTCAATTGTTATCAATTTTTACTGCAAAATTGTTTGAAGCTGATATGACCAAATTTACATTTGTTTTTTCTAGTGGAGCACTTTTATCAGCGATTATTAATTTTGGATTTATTTATATTATTGTAATGATTTTCAATATTATCACACTAAATCGATTTAAGTTGATTGATTTATTATATGCAAATCGCAAAAATGAAAAGGTTAAAATAAAAAATGGCTGGTTAATTTTTATTATTTTTATTATCTCTATTGTTTTGATTGGGTACGCATATAAGTTATTGTATGATGGCGCTTTATATGTTGTGGGTTCTGATTTTTTGATCATGATTATTCTGGGGACGATTGGAACTTTCTTGTTTTTCTTATCAGTATCAGGTTTTTTATTAAAAGTTGTTCAAATGCGCAAAAAGACTTATTATAATGGTCTGAATATGTTTGTATTAAAACAAGTAAATAATAAGATTAATACACATGTTATTTCTACAACAGTTATTTCCTTAATGTTATTGTTAACGATCGGGATATTATCATCGTCTTTAGCGATGGCCTCAGCAATGAACACTACTTATGAGGGAAATAGCCCAAGTGATGTTACTGTATTTTCTAGTAATACTGAAATTATTGAAAGATTTAAACAGGAACCGGTGTATCAACAAATCATCAAAGAGGATTATCAGTTCAATTATCTTAATTTACAAGGATTAAAACAAGGTATTTTTATTGATTCAAAAGATAATGCTTATACTAATATAGAAGCAGTAAAAAATCAACCGATGCGTGTAATCAAAGAAAGTGATTTTAATAAAATCATGGAATTAAATGGTAAAGAAGATCAAAAAATACAATTGGCTAATAATCAATATGAATTAGTAGCAACTTATCCTGTAGCACTTGAATATTATAATAAGTTTCTAGCTGGCGATAGTACAATCAAAATAGGAGATACTACGCTTCAAAGTAATACGGATCAAGCAGTAGAATTGGCAATTACTAACGATAGCGGCAATGAAGGGTTTGTTGTTGTAAATGACCAGATTGCAAATAAATATGTGGAAGAACAAGAAAGTTATTTAACTTATCTAGTGGCAGACTATCAAGGTGATAAGGAAGAATGTGAGGAACAATTCCAAGATTTGCTTAAATCTTTTAATGAACAGTTAAGGACTGAAAGCAGTCCAACAGTTATTAGTTTTACCCGGATTGGATTAGGGCAATCGGGAATTGGAACGAGTGCTTTGTTTACTTTTGTTGGACTGTATTTAGGAATTGTATTTGCACTTGCAAGTGGTACTGTGTTAGCAATTGAACAATTATCAGAATCTTCTGATAATAAAGAACGTTATCGTATCTTAGGACAGTTAGGTGCAAGTAAACCAATGGTAAATAGAAGCCTTTTAGTTCAAATTGGAATCACATTTATGTTTCCATTAATCGTAGCTTTAATTCATAGTTTTGTTGCACTAAAAGAAATAAATTATATTATTAGTTTGATGGTCAGCATTAATATCGCTGATAACATCTTGGTTACGACGATCTTTATTGTAATTGTATATGGAGGTTATTATTTAGCGACTTATTTAGCTAGTAATCGAATCATTAATGAATAA
- a CDS encoding ABC transporter ATP-binding protein, with the protein MEKILRIEKIEKYYGNKNNITKAVDNISFDVNGGEFVAIMGASGSGKSTLLNCISTIDKVTSGHIYLKDADITKLKGYKLTKFRRDSLGFIFQDFNLLDTLTSFENIALALTIQKSDYKKVDEKVNKVAAALGIKEILSKYPYELSGGQKQRVACARAIVTNPDLILADEPTGALDSKSARMLLDSLNALNEKLNATILMVTHDSFTASYADRVIFIKDGKIFNEIVKGDNSRKMFFNSIMDVQTLLGGELNEVI; encoded by the coding sequence ATGGAAAAAATTTTAAGAATTGAAAAAATTGAAAAATATTATGGAAATAAAAACAACATTACAAAGGCTGTCGATAATATTAGTTTCGATGTTAACGGTGGTGAGTTTGTAGCCATTATGGGGGCTAGTGGTAGTGGGAAAAGTACTTTACTAAATTGTATTTCAACGATTGATAAAGTTACTAGTGGTCATATTTATTTAAAGGATGCTGACATTACTAAACTAAAGGGATATAAATTAACAAAGTTTAGAAGGGATTCGTTAGGCTTTATCTTTCAAGATTTTAATCTTTTAGATACATTGACTTCATTTGAAAATATTGCTTTGGCTTTAACGATTCAAAAATCAGATTATAAAAAAGTAGATGAGAAAGTAAACAAGGTTGCAGCAGCTTTAGGAATCAAAGAAATTTTATCAAAGTATCCATATGAATTATCTGGTGGTCAAAAACAAAGAGTTGCTTGTGCTAGAGCTATCGTTACTAATCCTGATTTGATTTTAGCGGATGAACCAACTGGAGCTCTTGATAGTAAATCAGCAAGAATGTTATTAGATAGTTTGAATGCGTTAAATGAAAAATTGAATGCAACAATTTTGATGGTTACTCATGATTCATTTACAGCTAGTTATGCTGATCGAGTAATCTTTATCAAAGATGGTAAAATCTTTAACGAAATTGTTAAAGGTGATAATTCTCGTAAAATGTTCTTTAATAGTATTATGGATGTTCAAACATTATTAGGTGGTGAACTAAATGAAGTTATTTAG